The Thermoproteota archaeon genome has a segment encoding these proteins:
- a CDS encoding OB-fold nucleic acid binding domain-containing protein, translated as MSSTIPEPAHKVWIEELREGRFEDISINQVRYFRLPWGSVSKVRVMGLVINSWMSDDGTFAWIEVHDGSGSIQVKAWEEDIDRITDPDTGKLLETGSLVDVIGRIRSWRDTLYLYPILVIKVRDPNAIFLRELEVLRRKLRYQAAPRGVSTAETLNLRTIIKLLKEIGPLDGREMADLLKVDEGQLIVQLHELEDLGLIYEDNGKYVYVGWGDKHVKQRGVSGDA; from the coding sequence ATGAGTTCGACTATCCCGGAACCCGCCCATAAAGTGTGGATAGAGGAGCTCAGAGAGGGTAGATTCGAGGATATATCGATCAATCAGGTGCGCTACTTCCGATTACCTTGGGGGAGCGTCTCCAAGGTGAGGGTGATGGGATTGGTCATCAATTCATGGATGAGCGACGACGGCACCTTCGCCTGGATAGAGGTGCACGATGGTAGTGGAAGCATTCAAGTTAAGGCTTGGGAGGAGGATATAGACAGGATCACAGATCCTGACACGGGTAAGCTGTTGGAAACCGGTTCCTTGGTCGATGTGATAGGCAGGATAAGGAGCTGGAGGGACACCCTCTACCTGTATCCTATTCTTGTGATCAAGGTAAGGGATCCTAATGCCATTTTTCTCAGAGAACTTGAGGTTTTAAGGAGGAAATTGAGATATCAGGCTGCTCCCAGAGGTGTTTCTACAGCGGAAACCCTTAACTTAAGGACTATAATCAAGTTGCTCAAGGAAATAGGCCCTCTAGATGGTAGGGAGATGGCTGATCTCCTCAAGGTCGATGAGGGTCAACTCATCGTCCAGCTCCATGAGCTGGAGGACTTAGGTTTAATATACGAAGATAACGGAAAATACGTGTACGTTGGATGGGGTGATAAACATGTCAAGCAAAGAGGAGTATCTGGAGATGCTTAG